A part of Silvimonas soli genomic DNA contains:
- a CDS encoding YbdD/YjiX family protein, producing MLDLSPFLGRRESPPPVAGAVNAYDHYLADHASRHDTGVPMSAAEFERYSLGSDWLTGLKDAAKKVVQTCRLMVGIHDYEYYLQHMRERHPDAVPMKRDEFYRYCLEARYPSADRPGGGKCPC from the coding sequence ATGCTTGATCTATCTCCGTTTTTGGGGCGGCGCGAATCGCCACCTCCTGTTGCGGGCGCAGTGAACGCTTACGATCACTACCTCGCTGATCATGCCTCACGCCACGATACGGGCGTGCCGATGAGTGCCGCCGAGTTCGAGCGTTACAGCTTGGGTTCTGACTGGCTCACCGGCCTGAAAGATGCTGCAAAGAAAGTCGTGCAGACCTGCCGGCTGATGGTGGGCATTCATGACTACGAGTATTACTTGCAGCACATGCGGGAAAGGCATCCGGACGCCGTTCCGATGAAGCGCGATGAGTTTTATCGTTACTGCCTGGAGGCTCGCTATCCGAGCGCGGATCGGCCGGGTGGCGGCAAATGTCCATGCTAG
- a CDS encoding arylsulfatase, translating into MSHLPPYSLRNTLFGIALIGSAALAGCGSDSSTLTNGNPSAPSATPTPTVTPTPVPVAQKKPNILYIMADDLGYSDIHAMGGEIDTPNLDALVSTGRLLTNHHAGTVCAITRSMLISGTDHHLVGEGTMGAPSDERKGLPGYEGYLNDRALSVAQLLKDAGYHTYMAGKWHLGSGITGAASGSGQTPDQWGFERSYALLGGAATNHFAHEAANSRNYTEDGAYVQPGQPGQPGGAGGSPAVFYSTDFYTQKLISYIDSQHGDGKPFFAYAAYTSPHWPLQVPEPYLHQYAGKYDAGYDVIRAARIARLKSLGLIPADFTPSAGFAETLTRSPATANNGTASAKYINALNGPAQGFTDYGQGYVNKKWADLTPAEQKAQARYMEIYAGMVSNLDHNIGLLIQHLKDIGEYDNTFIMFQSDNGAEGWPIDSGADPKTTDEANAQEPVYSTLGTDNGLVSAKRLQYGLRWAEVSATPLRQLKGYMGEGGVSVPAIVHLPGQTASQPLINTFTHVTDNTATFLALAGTTPPSEPAPPLIDTLTGVDHNKGKVIYNNRYVYPVTGVSFLALLQGKASPPLHTQAFGDESYGRAYLRSADGKWKALWTEPPSGPVDGHWELFDILNDRGETNDLSGANPTVINGLVQQWQTYLSGVGGVEPLQPKGYY; encoded by the coding sequence ATGAGCCATCTGCCACCGTATTCCCTTCGCAATACCTTATTTGGCATTGCTCTGATCGGCAGTGCTGCCCTGGCAGGTTGCGGGTCGGACTCCAGCACCCTGACCAATGGCAACCCCTCCGCACCCTCGGCTACGCCAACGCCCACCGTTACGCCTACGCCAGTACCGGTTGCACAGAAGAAGCCCAACATCCTGTACATCATGGCCGATGACCTGGGGTATTCAGACATCCACGCCATGGGCGGCGAGATTGATACGCCCAATCTGGATGCACTGGTCAGCACCGGGCGACTACTCACCAACCACCATGCCGGTACCGTATGCGCAATTACGCGTTCGATGCTGATTTCCGGAACAGATCATCATCTGGTGGGTGAAGGCACGATGGGTGCGCCCAGCGACGAACGTAAAGGCTTGCCGGGTTATGAGGGCTATCTGAATGATCGCGCTTTGTCGGTGGCGCAATTGCTCAAAGACGCGGGTTATCACACCTACATGGCGGGCAAGTGGCACCTTGGCTCAGGCATAACGGGCGCGGCGAGTGGCTCGGGCCAGACACCCGACCAATGGGGGTTCGAGCGCAGTTATGCGCTGCTGGGCGGCGCGGCAACAAACCACTTTGCCCATGAAGCGGCCAATTCCAGAAATTACACGGAAGATGGCGCCTACGTGCAGCCGGGTCAACCGGGCCAGCCCGGTGGGGCTGGTGGCTCGCCAGCAGTGTTTTATTCCACCGACTTTTACACACAAAAGCTGATCAGTTATATCGACTCGCAGCATGGCGATGGCAAACCGTTTTTCGCCTACGCGGCCTACACCTCGCCGCATTGGCCTTTGCAGGTGCCGGAACCTTATCTGCACCAATATGCCGGCAAATATGACGCAGGCTACGATGTGATCCGTGCTGCGCGAATTGCACGACTGAAGTCACTTGGGCTGATCCCCGCCGATTTCACCCCCAGTGCCGGTTTTGCAGAGACGTTGACACGTTCTCCGGCCACGGCCAACAACGGCACGGCCAGCGCCAAATATATCAACGCACTGAATGGTCCAGCTCAAGGGTTTACCGACTATGGCCAAGGCTACGTCAACAAAAAGTGGGCAGATCTGACACCGGCAGAGCAAAAAGCCCAAGCGCGTTATATGGAAATCTATGCCGGGATGGTGTCTAACCTGGATCACAACATTGGCTTGTTGATCCAGCATTTGAAAGACATCGGCGAATACGACAACACCTTCATCATGTTCCAGTCTGACAATGGTGCCGAAGGCTGGCCGATTGATTCCGGGGCGGACCCGAAAACGACGGATGAAGCCAACGCGCAGGAGCCGGTGTATTCAACGTTGGGCACTGATAACGGTCTGGTCAGTGCCAAACGTCTGCAATACGGGTTGCGTTGGGCTGAAGTCTCCGCCACGCCGTTGCGCCAGCTAAAAGGCTATATGGGTGAGGGCGGCGTCTCGGTGCCGGCGATTGTGCATTTGCCGGGACAAACCGCTTCGCAGCCTCTCATCAATACCTTTACCCACGTCACCGACAATACGGCAACGTTCCTGGCGCTAGCTGGAACCACACCGCCAAGCGAGCCCGCGCCGCCATTGATTGACACCCTGACCGGGGTTGATCACAACAAAGGCAAGGTGATCTACAACAACCGCTATGTTTATCCGGTCACTGGGGTTTCGTTCCTGGCATTGCTGCAAGGCAAAGCAAGCCCGCCGCTGCATACGCAGGCATTTGGCGACGAATCCTACGGGCGCGCTTATCTGCGCAGTGCGGATGGCAAGTGGAAAGCCTTGTGGACGGAACCGCCAAGTGGTCCAGTGGATGGCCATTGGGAGTTATTCGACATCCTGAATGACCGGGGTGAAACCAACGATTTGTCCGGCGCCAATCCCACTGTCATTAACGGGCTGGTGCAGCAGTGGCAAACATATCTTTCCGGGGTAGGTGGCGTGGAGCCATTGCAACCCAAGGGATACTACTGA
- a CDS encoding formylglycine-generating enzyme family protein — protein sequence MPAAIVLRRRWLAITVLLAVAAGGTAWRVQAHTTPTPVLANLGSPAQCARYSGLPSGWGEGKEAGMVHLASGDFTFGTKLGYPDERPQGDGRTHVDAFWIDQTEVTNAQFASFVKKTAYITDSERQGGAVVFHVPTDQELHARPYAWWTWVKGADWRHPSGPGSNVQGLDNHPVTLVTQADALAYAHWLGHELPTEAEWEYAGKAGHDGVKLETAPKYANGKPSANYWQGVFPQVDTASDGHAGLAPVGCYQPSDFKLYDMIGNAWEWTRDVYSGEHQFHSNGDTAAVANQAITRKSDTPMVIKGGSFLCSPDYCVRYRASSREEQEADLPASHIGFRTIKRG from the coding sequence ATGCCAGCAGCGATTGTTTTACGTCGCCGCTGGCTTGCCATAACTGTGCTGCTCGCCGTCGCGGCGGGTGGCACAGCCTGGCGGGTACAGGCCCACACAACGCCGACACCGGTACTCGCCAATCTGGGCAGTCCGGCGCAATGCGCGCGCTACAGCGGTTTGCCCAGCGGCTGGGGTGAGGGCAAGGAGGCCGGGATGGTGCATCTGGCTAGCGGTGATTTCACTTTTGGCACAAAGCTGGGGTATCCGGACGAACGCCCACAAGGCGATGGCCGCACTCATGTGGATGCTTTCTGGATCGACCAGACCGAAGTCACCAACGCCCAATTTGCCAGTTTTGTGAAAAAAACAGCATATATCACCGACTCCGAGCGTCAGGGCGGCGCGGTGGTATTTCACGTGCCTACCGACCAGGAACTGCACGCGCGTCCTTATGCATGGTGGACATGGGTAAAAGGAGCTGACTGGCGCCATCCTTCCGGTCCGGGAAGTAACGTGCAAGGGCTGGACAATCACCCGGTCACGCTGGTTACCCAGGCTGATGCGCTGGCCTATGCACATTGGCTAGGCCACGAATTGCCTACGGAAGCCGAGTGGGAATACGCGGGCAAAGCGGGGCATGATGGGGTGAAGCTGGAAACAGCACCGAAATACGCCAACGGCAAACCATCGGCCAACTATTGGCAGGGCGTGTTTCCGCAAGTCGATACGGCCAGCGATGGTCACGCCGGGCTTGCCCCGGTGGGTTGTTATCAGCCCAGCGATTTCAAGTTGTACGACATGATCGGCAATGCGTGGGAGTGGACACGCGATGTCTATAGCGGCGAACACCAGTTCCACAGCAATGGTGATACCGCCGCTGTAGCCAACCAGGCAATCACCCGTAAATCAGATACGCCGATGGTGATCAAAGGCGGTTCGTTTTTGTGCTCGCCTGACTATTGCGTGCGTTACCGCGCCTCCTCGCGAGAGGAGCAGGAAGCTGACCTGCCAGCGTCGCATATCGGGTTTCGGACCATCAAACGGGGCTAG
- a CDS encoding MetQ/NlpA family ABC transporter substrate-binding protein: MQIKWMAGFAALALVHGMVWAQSARIGVLPGIDEEVMQQAAQVAAGKGLTLQIKSYSNAGQLERALVSGEIDGASVPDAPTRAIWQQHSQRPLRELGTSITLPMGLYSRHFASLRQLPVGAKIGIPKEPQAQSRALVLLQNYGLIQFRDDAGLQARIRDITVNTRHYQLVALPQAQLWRALPTLPLVALTGDFAMQRGLFPARDAIGMEDARSPWEGVLAAASPGDWSAQWLLAYQSPKVAAFVLQRYQDSVRRPW, translated from the coding sequence ATGCAGATTAAGTGGATGGCCGGATTCGCCGCACTGGCGTTGGTGCACGGCATGGTGTGGGCTCAGTCGGCACGGATTGGCGTCCTGCCCGGGATAGACGAAGAAGTCATGCAGCAAGCTGCGCAAGTGGCGGCCGGAAAAGGGCTTACCCTGCAGATCAAATCCTATTCCAATGCTGGGCAACTTGAGCGGGCGTTGGTTAGTGGTGAGATTGATGGCGCAAGCGTGCCGGATGCGCCAACTCGCGCGATCTGGCAACAACACAGTCAGCGCCCACTCAGAGAACTGGGCACCAGCATCACCTTGCCAATGGGCTTGTATTCGCGGCACTTTGCCAGTTTGCGGCAGTTACCTGTGGGTGCAAAGATCGGCATTCCGAAGGAGCCACAAGCTCAGAGCAGGGCGCTGGTACTGTTGCAAAATTACGGGCTGATCCAGTTCCGTGATGATGCTGGTTTGCAAGCGCGGATTCGCGATATCACGGTCAATACTCGCCATTATCAACTTGTGGCTTTGCCACAGGCCCAGTTGTGGCGAGCGCTGCCGACACTGCCACTGGTGGCGCTGACGGGTGACTTTGCCATGCAGCGGGGTTTGTTCCCGGCGCGCGACGCTATCGGGATGGAGGACGCCCGCTCGCCGTGGGAGGGTGTACTTGCGGCGGCTTCGCCTGGAGACTGGTCGGCGCAATGGCTGTTGGCTTATCAATCGCCAAAGGTGGCCGCCTTTGTACTCCAGCGTTACCAGGACTCTGTACGGCGGCCATGGTGA
- a CDS encoding YkgJ family cysteine cluster protein — protein MVSDSADWSLQCNGCGRCCNSPPLLSLPELFHHRRRFIGCLSVRRLPAHSTSAQRELAGQLLPGSAAAGVVLLLQGYTWPSQQRCPALGPDQLCSVHHDRKPLTCRVVPLDALTPDSEQSPLLAERAAQSEWLGADCLRPFTASATGQILLRQHRVEDTDYLAALAQRRRDLQLERQYWGDAIHAMLLPELAGTSRLPVQGYISLPLVPILAHLAVQSNALRLQCQLFLVDQLTLINSRISSAIASKNPQDRASTQELRGFADAYQRLLGHLQRDSIAKTTLSGEASLQWLLGLAEPQAGVTT, from the coding sequence ATGGTGAGTGACTCTGCGGACTGGTCACTACAGTGCAATGGTTGTGGCCGCTGCTGCAATTCGCCGCCGCTGCTGTCGCTGCCGGAACTATTTCATCACCGACGCCGATTCATCGGCTGCTTGAGCGTGCGGCGTTTGCCTGCGCACAGCACCAGCGCGCAGCGTGAACTGGCCGGGCAATTGTTGCCAGGAAGCGCGGCCGCAGGCGTGGTGTTGCTACTGCAGGGCTATACCTGGCCAAGTCAGCAACGCTGCCCAGCATTGGGGCCGGATCAGCTTTGCAGCGTGCACCATGACCGCAAGCCGCTGACTTGCCGGGTGGTGCCGCTCGACGCATTGACACCAGATTCCGAGCAATCGCCGTTGCTAGCGGAACGGGCGGCGCAATCGGAGTGGCTGGGCGCAGATTGCCTGCGCCCGTTTACGGCCAGCGCCACTGGGCAGATTCTGCTGCGACAGCATCGTGTTGAGGATACGGACTACCTTGCAGCGCTGGCGCAGCGTCGGAGAGATCTGCAACTTGAGCGACAGTACTGGGGCGATGCCATTCACGCCATGCTGTTGCCAGAACTCGCAGGTACGTCGCGCTTGCCCGTGCAGGGCTATATTTCCTTGCCGTTGGTGCCGATACTGGCGCACCTCGCAGTACAGTCCAACGCACTGCGGTTGCAATGCCAGCTTTTTTTGGTCGATCAACTGACACTCATCAACAGCCGGATCAGCTCTGCTATCGCCAGCAAAAACCCGCAAGACCGGGCCTCGACCCAAGAGCTGCGTGGCTTTGCCGACGCCTACCAGCGCCTGCTTGGGCATTTGCAGCGCGATTCGATCGCAAAAACGACTTTGTCTGGCGAGGCTAGCTTGCAATGGCTACTGGGTCTGGCAGAGCCGCAGGCCGGCGTTACAACGTAG
- the nirB gene encoding nitrite reductase large subunit NirB, giving the protein MQKQRLVLIGNGMAGIRAIEEVLKHDAARYEITVIGDEPWGNYNRIQLSPVLAGEQKLKDIILNDLDWYASNGIRLIKGMAATQIDRAGQYVILASGEAISYDKLIIATGSRPFMLPIPGADLDGVIGFRDIKDTEKMVVAAALYRHAVVIGGGLLGLEAAHGLKLRGMEVTVVHLGEWLLNRQLDQSAGRLLEKAMQQHGLKLKLGISADALLGDNGRVTGVRLTTGEVVEADLVVMAAGIVPNAALGQAAGLNVEQGIVVDDCLQTSDEHIYALGECVSHRGMSYGLVAPLFEMAKVLGNQLGGCGKQRYTGTMTSTKLKVTGIDLFSAGEFFGGEGYDELVLSDPAAGIYKKLVLKDNLLVGACLFGDTSDGAWYYQLLRQGRNIADLRAGLLFGQQDLGDAGTSGASRAGGLPDDAEVCGCNGVTKGVIVKAIKEKGLFTVDDVKKHTRAGASCGSCTGLVEQILMSTVGSSFQAAPKRKAMCACTEHTHEEVRAAIRDQHLITLSDTMRALHWSTPDGCPSCRPALNYYLISTWPGEAKDDPQARLVNERMHANIQKDSTFGVIPRMWGGVTTPDELRKIADVADKYAVKMVKVTGGQRLDLLGVKKEDLPKIWQDLDMPCGMGYAKGLRTAKTCVGKQFCRFGTQDSTGMGIALEKALDRMWAPHKVKLAVSGCPRNCAEAGIKDVGIIAVDSGWEIYIGGNGGIKTEVAEFLIKLKTEDEVMEYTGAFLQLYREEANYLERTVHFMRRVGMDYIKAQVLEDATRRQALWARLQLALADEPDPWQARIGESAAAPFADLPQ; this is encoded by the coding sequence GTGCAAAAACAGCGACTGGTATTGATCGGAAACGGCATGGCCGGCATTCGTGCGATAGAGGAAGTGCTCAAGCATGATGCGGCTCGATACGAGATCACCGTCATTGGCGACGAGCCCTGGGGCAATTACAACCGCATCCAGCTCTCGCCGGTACTGGCTGGCGAGCAGAAGCTTAAAGACATCATCCTGAACGATCTGGACTGGTATGCCAGCAATGGCATCCGCTTGATCAAAGGCATGGCCGCCACGCAGATCGACCGCGCTGGTCAGTACGTGATTCTGGCCAGCGGTGAGGCGATCAGCTATGACAAGCTGATTATCGCTACCGGCTCGCGCCCATTCATGTTGCCGATTCCGGGTGCAGACCTTGATGGCGTGATTGGTTTTCGCGATATCAAAGATACCGAGAAAATGGTGGTCGCAGCGGCCTTGTATCGCCACGCCGTAGTGATCGGCGGCGGCTTGCTGGGGCTGGAAGCGGCTCACGGCCTCAAGTTGCGCGGCATGGAAGTCACGGTAGTGCACTTGGGCGAATGGCTGCTGAACCGGCAACTGGACCAAAGCGCCGGGCGATTGCTGGAAAAAGCCATGCAACAGCATGGATTGAAACTCAAGCTGGGTATCAGTGCCGACGCCTTGCTGGGCGATAACGGTCGCGTAACGGGCGTGCGCCTGACCACGGGCGAGGTCGTCGAGGCTGACCTCGTCGTGATGGCCGCCGGGATCGTACCCAATGCCGCGTTAGGTCAAGCGGCGGGTCTGAATGTCGAGCAGGGCATTGTCGTCGATGATTGCTTGCAGACTTCGGACGAACATATCTACGCCTTGGGCGAGTGCGTTAGCCATCGCGGCATGTCGTATGGGCTGGTCGCGCCCTTGTTTGAAATGGCCAAGGTGCTGGGCAATCAACTGGGCGGTTGTGGCAAGCAGCGCTACACCGGCACCATGACGTCGACCAAGCTCAAAGTCACCGGTATCGATCTGTTTTCCGCCGGGGAATTCTTTGGCGGTGAGGGCTACGACGAACTGGTGCTATCGGACCCGGCTGCAGGCATTTACAAAAAGCTGGTACTTAAAGACAACCTGCTGGTGGGGGCCTGTCTGTTTGGCGATACCAGCGATGGCGCCTGGTATTACCAGTTGCTGCGCCAAGGCCGCAATATCGCTGATCTGCGCGCAGGTTTGCTGTTCGGGCAGCAAGATCTGGGCGATGCCGGTACTTCCGGTGCCAGCCGCGCCGGCGGTTTGCCAGACGACGCGGAAGTCTGCGGCTGTAATGGCGTTACCAAGGGCGTGATCGTCAAGGCGATCAAGGAAAAGGGTTTGTTCACAGTGGATGACGTGAAGAAACATACCCGTGCCGGTGCGTCGTGCGGTTCCTGTACCGGTCTGGTCGAGCAAATTCTGATGAGTACCGTCGGTAGTTCTTTCCAGGCTGCGCCCAAGCGCAAGGCCATGTGTGCTTGTACCGAACACACGCATGAAGAAGTCCGTGCAGCGATTCGTGATCAGCATCTGATTACGCTCAGCGACACCATGCGGGCACTGCACTGGAGCACGCCTGATGGCTGCCCGAGCTGTCGTCCGGCACTGAACTACTATCTGATCTCAACCTGGCCGGGCGAAGCCAAAGATGATCCGCAAGCGCGGCTGGTCAACGAGCGTATGCACGCCAATATCCAGAAAGACAGCACGTTTGGTGTGATACCGCGCATGTGGGGCGGCGTAACGACGCCCGATGAGCTGCGCAAGATTGCCGACGTGGCGGATAAATACGCGGTGAAGATGGTCAAGGTCACCGGTGGCCAGCGGCTGGATTTGCTGGGCGTCAAAAAAGAAGACCTGCCCAAAATCTGGCAAGACCTCGATATGCCTTGTGGCATGGGTTATGCCAAGGGTTTGCGCACGGCTAAAACCTGCGTCGGTAAACAGTTCTGCCGCTTTGGCACGCAAGACTCCACCGGTATGGGTATTGCGCTGGAAAAAGCGCTGGACCGGATGTGGGCACCGCACAAGGTCAAGCTGGCCGTGTCGGGTTGTCCGCGTAATTGTGCGGAAGCAGGCATCAAAGACGTTGGCATTATCGCGGTGGATTCCGGCTGGGAAATCTACATCGGTGGCAATGGCGGTATCAAAACTGAAGTCGCCGAGTTTTTGATCAAGCTGAAAACAGAAGACGAGGTCATGGAATACACCGGCGCCTTCCTGCAGTTGTACCGCGAAGAAGCTAATTATCTGGAGCGCACTGTGCATTTTATGCGGCGCGTGGGCATGGATTACATCAAAGCGCAGGTACTGGAAGACGCAACCCGTCGCCAAGCCTTGTGGGCGCGCCTGCAACTGGCATTGGCCGATGAGCCCGACCCATGGCAGGCCCGTATCGGCGAAAGTGCCGCCGCCCCGTTTGCCGACTTGCCCCAGTAA
- the nirD gene encoding nitrite reductase small subunit NirD, translated as MTQQWQRICALTDIPTQGARAVQLGDMAPIAIFRTTGDRVFALDNRCPHKGGELSHGLVYGETVACPMHNFKIDLKTGQALAPEQGQTACHSVEVRDGEVWLARS; from the coding sequence ATGACTCAACAATGGCAGCGCATTTGCGCTCTGACTGACATCCCAACGCAAGGTGCGCGGGCAGTACAACTGGGGGACATGGCGCCGATTGCCATCTTTCGCACCACGGGTGACCGGGTGTTTGCGCTTGATAACCGCTGCCCGCATAAAGGTGGCGAGTTAAGCCATGGCCTGGTTTATGGTGAAACGGTGGCGTGCCCCATGCATAACTTCAAAATTGATCTGAAAACCGGCCAGGCTTTGGCCCCGGAACAAGGGCAGACCGCATGCCACAGTGTGGAAGTGCGGGATGGCGAGGTGTGGCTGGCCCGGAGCTAA
- a CDS encoding MFS transporter, with protein sequence MPQHDHQHNQFALFRTRRFLPLFITQFFGAFNDNLFKQAMVVLLVFRGLTTAGMSTDTLVSAAAGIFILPFFLFSTISGQLAEKYDKAFLAQCVKVLEICIMAAAGYGFWQHNVPVLLGCLFMMGVHSTLFGPLKYSVLPQYLREHELMGGNGLIEGATFVAILLGQIAGATIVQHQPHGEQLIVWACVGVAIIGWIASRSMPPAPAPAPNLKISWNLPKETWRIIKHARGNKTVFNSLLGLSWFWFFGAVYLTYLLPLTAHVLGGNATVFTLLLTMFSVGIGLGSVLCERLSGHRVELGLVPFGSIGLSLFGVDLYFAVGHSPVSTYDLVSFIHEAKHWRVMADLLLLGVFGGFFTVPLYALIQTRSEKDFVSRAIAANNILNSLFMVVASVMSIVLLKAGLSIPGLLLTVALMNVVVALYIYSLIPEFLMRFLVWILTHLLYRVRSQGLQRIPDEGGCVLVCNHVSFMDALIVAGAVRRPVRFVMDHRIFKTPILKFIFKTAGAIPIAPAKEDPTMKTKAFDRVAEYLQQGEVVCIFPEGGITRNGEIQTFRPGIEEIIRRTPVPVIPLALQGLWGSFFSRKDGAAMMKMPRGIFSKIGFVVGEPVPPEAATRQRLEADVRALRGDWR encoded by the coding sequence ATGCCCCAGCACGACCACCAGCACAACCAGTTTGCCCTGTTCCGGACCCGGCGCTTTTTGCCGTTGTTCATTACGCAGTTTTTCGGCGCGTTCAACGACAATCTGTTCAAGCAAGCCATGGTGGTGCTGCTGGTATTTCGCGGCCTGACTACCGCGGGCATGAGTACCGATACGCTGGTGAGCGCCGCAGCAGGTATTTTCATCCTGCCCTTTTTTCTGTTTTCGACCATCTCCGGGCAACTGGCAGAAAAGTACGACAAAGCGTTTCTGGCGCAATGCGTGAAGGTTCTTGAAATCTGTATCATGGCCGCCGCCGGATACGGCTTCTGGCAGCACAACGTGCCGGTATTGCTGGGTTGCCTGTTCATGATGGGCGTGCATTCAACGCTGTTTGGGCCGCTCAAATACTCGGTATTGCCGCAATACCTGCGCGAACATGAATTGATGGGTGGCAACGGGCTGATCGAGGGTGCGACGTTTGTGGCAATTTTGCTGGGCCAGATTGCTGGCGCCACCATCGTCCAGCATCAACCGCACGGCGAACAGCTGATTGTCTGGGCTTGCGTCGGCGTTGCCATCATCGGCTGGATAGCCAGTCGGAGCATGCCGCCCGCCCCGGCTCCTGCGCCCAATCTTAAAATTTCCTGGAATCTGCCCAAAGAAACCTGGCGCATTATCAAGCACGCGCGCGGCAACAAAACCGTGTTCAACAGTCTGTTGGGCTTATCCTGGTTCTGGTTCTTTGGCGCGGTGTATCTCACTTACCTGCTACCGCTGACCGCGCATGTGTTGGGCGGCAATGCCACGGTGTTCACCCTGCTGCTGACCATGTTCTCGGTCGGGATCGGGCTGGGCTCGGTGTTGTGCGAACGTCTGTCCGGGCATCGCGTTGAACTGGGTCTGGTACCGTTTGGTTCGATTGGCTTGTCGTTGTTCGGGGTCGATCTGTATTTTGCGGTGGGCCACAGCCCGGTTAGCACTTACGACCTGGTGTCGTTCATTCACGAAGCCAAACACTGGCGCGTGATGGCCGATCTGCTGCTGCTGGGTGTGTTTGGCGGCTTCTTCACTGTGCCGCTCTATGCGCTGATTCAGACACGCTCGGAAAAAGACTTTGTTTCGCGCGCCATTGCTGCCAACAACATCCTGAACTCCTTGTTCATGGTGGTGGCGTCGGTCATGAGTATCGTGCTGCTCAAAGCAGGTCTGTCCATTCCAGGTTTGCTGCTAACCGTTGCGTTGATGAACGTGGTGGTAGCGCTGTATATCTATTCGCTGATCCCCGAGTTCCTGATGCGTTTTCTGGTGTGGATTCTCACCCACCTGTTGTATCGCGTGCGCTCACAAGGCTTGCAGCGCATTCCGGATGAAGGCGGCTGCGTACTAGTCTGCAATCACGTCAGTTTCATGGATGCGCTGATTGTGGCTGGCGCGGTGCGGCGCCCGGTGCGCTTTGTGATGGATCACCGCATTTTTAAAACCCCGATTCTCAAGTTCATCTTCAAAACCGCTGGTGCGATCCCCATTGCCCCGGCCAAAGAAGATCCAACCATGAAAACCAAGGCTTTTGACCGGGTGGCAGAGTATCTGCAGCAAGGCGAAGTCGTATGTATTTTCCCCGAGGGTGGCATTACCCGGAACGGCGAAATCCAGACCTTCCGCCCAGGGATAGAAGAAATCATCCGCCGCACGCCGGTGCCGGTCATTCCTTTGGCGCTGCAAGGGTTGTGGGGGAGCTTTTTCAGCCGCAAAGACGGTGCTGCCATGATGAAAATGCCTCGCGGCATCTTCTCCAAGATTGGCTTTGTCGTCGGTGAGCCGGTACCGCCAGAAGCGGCCACGCGCCAGCGGCTGGAAGCAGATGTGCGCGCTTTGCGTGGCGACTGGCGCTAA